One region of Triticum aestivum cultivar Chinese Spring chromosome 6B, IWGSC CS RefSeq v2.1, whole genome shotgun sequence genomic DNA includes:
- the LOC123137280 gene encoding isocitrate dehydrogenase [NAD] catalytic subunit 5, mitochondrial gives MDGQMGRGGTADLALGGGQESLCTLPPFFLPFPSPSFVQPSPPPPPSRRGPHPPPAAAAAAVDTTRESPSSEWRRGGMALRRLLQGIVLPRTTGRHVGASFSTEAGETIRATLFPGDGIGPEIAESVKQVFNVAGVPIEWEEHYVGTEVDPRTESFLTWESLESVRRNKVGLKGPMATPIGKGHRSLNLTLRKELGLYANVRPCNSLPGYKTRYDDVNLVTIRENTEGEYSGLEHQVVRGVVESLKIITRQASLRVAEYAFHYAKANGRERVSAIHKANIMRKTDGLFLKCCREVAEKYPEITYEEVIIDNCCMTLVKNPGTFDVLVMPNLYGDIISDLCAGLIGGLGLTPSCNIGEGGICLAEAVHGSAPDISGKNLANPTALMLSAVMMLRHLQFNDQADRIHNAILQTIAEGKYRTADLGGKSSTSDYTKAVCDHI, from the exons ATGGATGGCCAAATGGGAAGAGGAGGAACCGCAGACCTGGCCCTGGGTGGAGGCCAAGAGTCTCTGTGCACGTTGCCACCCTTTTTTCTCCCTTTCCCATCCCCATCTTTCGTCCAGCcctccccgcccccccccccctctcgccGCGGACCCCatccgccccccgccgccgccgccgccgccgttgacacTACCCGCGAATCTCCTTCTTCCG AGTGGCGGAGAGGAGGCATGGCACTCCGGAGGCTGCTTCAGGGGATTGTCCTACCGCGGACGACGGGCCGGCATGTTGGGGCATCGTTTTCCACGGAGGCTGGGGAGACTATCCGCGCAACCCTGTTTCCCGGTGATGGCATCGGGCCTGAGATCGCCGAGTCGGTCAAGCAG GTATTCAATGTTGCAGGTGTACCGATAGAATGGGAAGAACATTATGTTGGTACGGAAGTTGATCCCAGAACAGAGAGCTTTTTGACATGGGAGAGCCTGGAGTCTGTGCGTAGAAACAAAGTTGGCTTGAAAGGTCCTATGGCTACACCTATTGGAAAAGGCCACCGTTCTTTGAATCTTACATTAAGGAAAGAACTTGGACTCTACGCCAATGTCAGACCTTGCAACAGCCTCCCAGGCTACAAGACTAGATATGATGATGTGAACCTTGTGACAATCCGTGAAAATACTGAAGGAGAGTATAGTGGCCTTGAGCATCAG GTTGTGAGGGGTGTTGTGGAAAGTTTGAAAATTATTACCCGCCAAGCAAGTTTGAGAGTGGCAGAGTATGCTTTCCATTATGCCAAAGCCAATGGCAGGGAGAGGGTCTCTGCGATACATAAAGCTAATATCATGAGGAAAACAGACGGACTTTTCCTCAAG TGTTGCCGTGAAGTAGCTGAGAAGTACCCTGAAATCACATATGAGGAAGTCATTATTGACAATTGCTGCATGACA CTCGTGAAGAATCCTGGTACATTTGATGTATTAGTGATGCCAAATCTGTATGGTGACATTATTAGTGATCTATGTGCTGGTTTGATCGGAGGATTGGGCTTAACTCCCAG CTGCAACATTGGTGAAGGTGGCATTTGTCTGGCAGAGGCTGTTCATGGTTCTGCACCTGATATCTCTGGCAAG AACCTTGCAAACCCAACTGCTCTTATGTTGAGTGCTGTTATGATGTTGCGCCACTTGCAATTCAATGACCAAGCAGACCGGATCCACAATGCCATCCTCCAGACAATTGCCGAGGGGAAGTACAGAACCGCTGATCTTGGTGGGAAGTCATCAACATCAGACTACACAAAAGCAGTTTGCGATCATATCTGA